In one window of Juglans regia cultivar Chandler chromosome 3, Walnut 2.0, whole genome shotgun sequence DNA:
- the LOC108982855 gene encoding aluminum-activated malate transporter 8-like produces MPSSFNFHHSLAMEIEAETRQKAGLFTRGWSWLKALSGKAMNKAVKVAKSTKEVGQEDPRRVIHSLKVGLALTLVSFFYYWKPLYNGFGVSGMWAVLTVVVVFEFSVGASLSKSLNRGFATLLAGTLGVGAQHTSRLFGEKGEPFALGMLVFLQATASSFIRFIPRIKARYDYGVLIFILTFSLVSVSGYRVEQLFQMAHQRLSTIVIGGASCIIISIFVCPVWAGEDLHKLIASNLENLANYLEGFESEYFQDSADELMIEGGATASEVDKAVLLQGYKRVLNSKNDEESLANFARWEPGHGPFPFRHPWKQYLKIGALARQCAYQIEALNGYMIANYSDIQASLEFRYKIRELTTKISSESSKALQALATSIKTMTNPSVADSHVEISKTAINEFEIALKADLVVLENVNVLAIIPIASVTSILIEITRCVEKICESVHELSCLAHFKSVEPSVAPEKPQLLHRGSIKPLLDGNMRSIDHVTITVSATSNMNIGPMENEISEVPKVDGYQRLNLGV; encoded by the exons ATGCCAAGTAGCTTTAATTTCCACCACTCTTTAGCCATGGAGATTGAGGCAGAAACTCGACAGAAGGCTGGGCTTTTCACCCGTGGTTGGAGCTGGCTTAAGGCCTTGTCTGGGAAAGCCATGAATAAGGCTGTCAAGGTTGCAAAGAGCACAAAGGAGGTCGGACAGGAAGACCCAAGAAGAGTCATCCACTCCCTAAAAGTGGGATTAGCTCTCACATTGGTGTCCTTTTTTTACTATTGGAAACCTCTCTACAATGGTTTTGGGGTTTCAGGAATGTGGGCTGTGCTAACAGTGGTAGTAGTCTTCGAATTCAGTGTTG GTGCATCTCTCAGCAAAAGTTTAAATAGAGGTTTTGCAACATTACTTGCGGGTACTCTGGGAGTTGGAGCTCAACACACATCACGTCTCTTCGGCGAGAAAGGAGAGCCTTTTGCCCTTGGGATGCTTGTTTTCTTACAAG CCACAGCATCATCATTCATACGGTTCATTCCACGTATAAAGGCAAGATATGACTATGGggtcttaatttttatattgacaTTCAGCTTGGTATCAGTCTCGGGATATCGAGTTGAACAACTCTTTCAGATGGCCCATCAAAGACTCTCAACAATTGTAATAGGAGGAGCATCCTGCATAATCATATCCATATTTGTTTGTCCGGTATGGGCTGGCGAAGATCTTCACAAGTTAATTGCTTCCAATTTAGAAAATCTTGCAAACTATCTagaag GTTTTGAGAGCGAATATTTTCAGGACTCTGCGGATGAATTAATGATCGAGGGTGGTGCCACGGCCTCTGAGGTTGATAAGGCCGTACTTCTTCAAGGATATAAAAGAGTTCTCAATTCGAAAAACGATGAAGAATCTTTG GCAAATTTCGCAAGATGGGAACCAGGGCATGGCCCTTTCCCCTTCCGTCATCCATGGAAACAGTACTTGAAGATTGGAGCCCTTGCTAGACAGTGTGCTTACCAAATTGAAGCTCTTAATGGGTACATGATCGCCAACTACTCTGATATCCAA GCATCACTAGAATTCCGATACAAAATTCGAgaattaacaacaaaaataagcTCAGAATCCAGCAAGGCACTTCAAGCATTAGCAACATCAATTAAAACAATGACAAACCCTTCGGTCGCCGATTCCCATGTAGAAATATCTAAAACTGCCATTAATGAATTCGAGATTGCACTCAAAGCAGATTTAGTAGTACTAGAGAATGTGAACGTCCTAGCAATTATACCAATTGCATCAGTGACTTCAATTCTAATAGAAATCACAAGATGCGTGGAGAAAATATGTGAATCCGTCCACGAGCTATCTTGCTTAGCACATTTCAAGAGTGTTGAACCCTCTGTAGCACCAGAAAAGCCGCAGCTACTTCACCGAGGAAGCATAAAACCTCTTTTGGATGGTAACATGAGAAGTATCGACCATGTTACAATTACAGTATCCGCAACATCAAACATGAATATTGGTCCAATGGAAAATGAGATTTCTGAGGTACCAAAAGTCGACGGCTACCAACGACTTAACTTGGGAGTGTAA
- the LOC108982858 gene encoding aluminum-activated malate transporter 8-like: MEIEPATPGKARLFARGWSWLKALPARKFKKVVEAAKSIKQLGQDDPRRVIHCLKVGLALTLVSLLYYCKPLYEVFGGSGIWAVITVVLVLEFTVGATISKGLNRGFATLFAGALAIGTEHFSRLFDRKAEPIVLGVFLFLLATTSSFTRFIPRIKAKYDYGVLIFILTFTLVSVSGYRTENLLEVAYQRLSAIAIGGATCIIMSVFVSPVWAGKDLHKLTASNLEKLANYLEGFGGEYFQADPDHEEEGISTITAASNSKLDDKALLQGYKSVLNSKNTEESLASFARWEPGHGGFHFRHPWNQYLKIGALARQCAHRIEVLDGYINSDIQAPLEIRNKIRESSTKMCLESSQALRALASSIKTMTDPSAADPHVKNSETSINDLKIALESASKLENVDLLAIIPIASVASILIEITRYVERISELVHELSLLAYFKSAATSVQQEPGSGLHRGSVKPVFDDDSDRSVTIIVQATNVKIIDHQYDPSNTDLQENGIPDPAVKSDRLEERLNYILGRT; encoded by the exons ATGGAGATCGAGCCAGCAACTCCAGGAAAAGCCAGGCTTTTCGCCCGTGGATGGAGCTGGCTCAAGGCCTTGCCTGCAAGGAAGTTCAAGAAGGTTGTGGAGGCTGCAAAGAGCATAAAGCAGCTTGGACAAGACGACCCAAGACGAGTCATCCACTGCCTAAAAGTGGGACTGGCTCTCACATTGGTGTCCTTGTTATATTATTGTAAACCTCTGTATGAGGTATTTGGTGGTTCGGGAATATGGGCTGTGATAACAGTGGTACTGGTCTTGGAATTTACAGTTG GTGCAACCATCAGCAAAGGTCTAAATAGAGGTTTTGCAACATTATTTGCTGGTGCTTTGGCGATTGGAACCGAGCACTTTTCACGTCTCTTTGACAGGAAAGCAGAGCCCATTGTCCTCGGGGTCTTTCTGTTCTTGCTAG CTACAACATCATCATTCACACGATTCATTCCACGGATAAAGGCAAAATATGACTATGGGGTCCTGATTTTTATATTGACATTTACCTTGGTATCAGTCTCGGGTTATCGGACTGAAAATCTCTTAGAGGTGGCCTATCAAAGACTCTCAGCAATTGCAATAGGAGGAGCAACCTGCATAATTATGTCCGTATTTGTTAGTCCTGTATGGGCTGGCAAAGATCTTCACAAGTTAACTGCTTCCAATTTAGAAAAGCTTGCAAACTATCTAGAAG GTTTTGGAGGTGAATATTTTCAGGCAGACCCTGATCATGAGGAGGAAGGGATCAGTACTATCACGGCGGCCTCTAACTCTAAGCTGGATGATAAAGCACTTCTTCAAGGATACAAAAGCGTCCTCAATTCAAAAAACACTGAAGAATCCTTG GCAAGTTTCGCAAGATGGGAACCAGGACATGGTGGTTTTCACTTCCGTCATCCATGGAACCAGTATTTGAAGATTGGAGCCCTTGCTAGACAATGTGCTCATCGTATTGAAGTTCTTGATGGCTACATCAACTCCGACATCCAG GCACCGCTAGAAATCCGAAATAAAATACGAGAATCGAGTACAAAGATGTGCTTAGAATCGAGCCAGGCATTAAGAGCATTAGCATCATCAATTAAAACGATGACAGACCCTTCGGCTGCCGATCCTCATGTGAAAAATTCCGAAACCAGCATCAATGACCTCAAAATTGCACTCGAATCTGCCTCAAAACTAGAGAACGTAGACCTCCTGGCAATTATACCCATTGCCTCAGTTGCTTCAATACTAATAGAAATCACTAGATATGTGGAGAGAATCTCTGAATTGGTCCATGAGCTTTCTCTCCTAGCGTATTTCAAGAGTGCTGCAACATCAGTTCAGCAGGAACCAGGAAGCGGACTACATCGCGGAAGTGTAAAACCTGTTTTTGATGATGATAGTGACCGTAGTGTTACAATCATAGTGCAAGCAACAAACGTTAAAATCATAGATCATCAGTATGATCCCTCAAATACGGACTTACAGGAAAATGGAATTCCTGATCCTGCAGTAAAATCCGACCGACTTGAAGAAcggttaaattatattttgggaCGGACGTGA